A single genomic interval of Procambarus clarkii isolate CNS0578487 chromosome 61, FALCON_Pclarkii_2.0, whole genome shotgun sequence harbors:
- the LOC138354182 gene encoding piggyBac transposable element-derived protein 4-like: protein MDRGKGQSTSAPKKDTKTTKEDRLSMLYQKFSRVKLTPSKIPELLDNLSDVEADVEGEERQSDFSSDNEGTATSDEFDVSSSEESSEGSEDEATNEGRPKPPIRRRAGRLHQANPDDAWSSDNTPPFVDSFTATPGLTVPVPTTPVQFIQLFLTRALIEYITVETNRYARQFIQNASRHTMRMWQEVSLKEMARYLGLSMLMGIAPLPTMRMYWQTSRLWHMRTFNIFMTAKRYQHISQFFHSYNKLAISPNNKDRMVKLRTIITYFTTKFGTYYVPNKALSLDEGTMSWRGRLSFKVYNPNKPDKYGVKLYTLAEAGTGYIIDFEVYGGVSKTTVETMMALMRPLLHKGYHLYMDN, encoded by the coding sequence ATGGATCGTGGTAAAGGACAGAGCACTtcggcgcccaagaaagatacgaAAACCACCAAGGAGGATAGGTTGAGTATGCTCTACCAAAAGTTCAGCAGGGTGAAGCTTACCCCCAGTAAAATTCCTGAATTGTTGGATAATTTATCTGATGTCGAGGCAGATGTTGAGGGGGAAGAACGTCAAAGCGACTTCAGTAGTGATAATGAGGGGACCGCGACGTCTGATGAGTTTGATGTATCATCGAGTGAGGAGAGTAGCGAGGGGAGTGAGGATGAGGCGACGAATGAGGGCCGCCCCAAGCCACCCATAAGGAGGCGTGCAGGACGGCTTCACCAGGCAAATCCTGATGATGCCTGGTCTAGTGACAATACACCACCATTTGTAGACAGTTTCACTGCCACACCAGGCCTAACTGTCCCAGTGCCAACCACTCCCGTGCAATTCATACAATTATTCCTGACACGGGCCCTCATTGAATATATCACAGTGGAGACGAACAGGTATGCTAGACAATTTATTCAGAATGCTTCCAGGCACACCATGAGGATGTGGCAAGAGGTATCGTTGAAGGAAATGGCCAGGTATTTGGGTCTGTCTATGTTGATGGGTATTGCACCCCTCCCGACGATGAGAATGTACTGGCAAACAAGCCGGTTGTGGCATATGAGGACCTTCAATATTTTTATGACTGCAAAACGATACCAACATATCAGCCAGTTTTTCCATAGTTACAACAAGCTTGCAATTTCCCCAAACAATAAGGACCGAATGGTAAAACTGCGCACAATCATTACTTATTTCACTACCAAGTTTGGCACATACTACGTTCCCAATAAAGCACTCAGTTTGGATGAAGGAACAATGTCGTGGCGTGGTCGTTTATCCTTCAAGGTTTACAATCCAAATAAACCAGATAAGTATGGGGTAAAGTTGTACACACTTGCTGAGGCAGGGACTGGCTACATTATTGACTTTGAGGTGTATGGCGGAGTTAGTAAGACAACAGTGGAGACAATGATGGCCTTGATGCGGCCATTATTGCACAAGGGTTATCATCTCTATATGGACAATTAG